The proteins below come from a single Asterias rubens chromosome 9, eAstRub1.3, whole genome shotgun sequence genomic window:
- the LOC117294302 gene encoding prominin-1-like: protein MTKLPPGSYLYIILIIIAVTSFDTTNGIDHDGTGVEGPHSGGVSVAWVLFDGEYTEEFDWVLKTYTGMASGFVHAIAPLGFPWEPLINLFSGSADIVGASLEIVKSEGGVVTVSLILLLLGILIPISGIFFCLCRCCGKCGAVHHEDRVRGLSCCTGVIMGTFIFAFSLIVVVAGCFTILSGERLSQSVTHFEGTVNTIMDDVQEFQGNLISDLRQVGNISFIVDNIKSTLDDAENAIFDPLIMDFDSVAVPVNDSVTQLREDLTNPLTPLAHTAGVLATLVDQIQTDGSAYQTALSAVSASLVGFRDTDCAGSLPDSLYSVCSVIPDETPFITTVLPLSMLDSYNFTGVVVYPVVLDVALTTLSDALSAADTALNDFKTSVATSSDDAFQDVGAILDTVEAEVTTITDEVVSGLETSIGESLDTEPFRAQISEYVSIIGEFDMYSYVVFLVFACLAFVMAVLAILGVVFGAWGYKETRRPSERSSASECGGQFMVGSSWWIFVFAILFCLPSAIWFILGANVTLMCTAMVDYSILDKVVDNPVLWGGSTLLDSVVQFGDAPLNLTARQFIKDCKQNQTVYSALHLSSAGLLDGVDDIDINEIMPFVDTFTSNMTDVISGMTLLGPVDLDLLIDAIKPPAFPIHSLVYSTEILKETTEALPIQETINELNIFINKTWEGYQDHGASEPDFQAQVDFANDVINELNTLESTRTALLAVLTSYGTVADFFVASYYEIGNLTTGALIIISSGSHDLQAISADASNIITLSLGSYVGGIVSQAEGLITEPISKIENDIGKCGVVARAYDNAVSEVCVHFLMGFNALWFSTGIISLLCLPILILNVLLSKYVLRAEPAAGSRYEASSPPPERGV, encoded by the exons ATGACCAAGCTACCACCAGGCAGCTACCTTTACATCATCCTGATCATTATTGCTGTCACTTCTTTCGATACCACCAACGGGATCGACCATGATGGAACCGGGGTTGAGGGTCCGCACAGTGGGGGTGTATCCGTGGCATGGGTGCTTTTTGACGGAGAGTACACTGAGGAATTCGACTGGGTTCTTAAGACATATACGGGCATGGCTAGCGGTTTTGTCCACGCAATCGCCCCTCTAGGATTCCCATGGG aACCTCTGATTAACCTATTCAGTGGATCCGCTGACATCGTTGGAGCAAGTCTCGAG ATCGTTAAGTCCGAGGGAGGTGTCGTGACCGTGTCGTTGATACTCCTCTTGCTGGGCATTCTCATACCGATCTCCGGTATCTTCTTCTGCTTGTGCCGCTGCTGTGGGAAGTGCGGGGCCGTGCACCACGAGGACAGGGTCCGTGGACTGTCGTGTTGTACCGGGGTCATCATGGGGACTTTCATATTCGCATTTTCTCTCATTGTAGT CGTTGCTGGATGTTTCACAATCTTATCAGGAGAGCGACTCTCACAGAGCGTGACTCACTTTGAAGGAACTGTTAACACCATCATGGACGACGTCCAGGAATTCCAGGGAAACTTGATCTCT GATCTGAGACAAGTAGGAAATATCAGTTTCATTGTTGATAACATCAAGAGCACTTTAGACG ATGCCGAGAACGCAATTTTCGACCCGTTGATCATGGATTTCGACAGTGTAGCTGTGCCTGTGAACGACTCGGTCACACAACTCAGAGAAG ATCTCACCAATCCACTGACACCTCTCGCACACACGGCGGGTGTGTTGGCCACACTCGTCGACCAGATACAGACCGATGGATCAGCCTACCAGACGGCACTCAGTGCTGTCTCTGCTTCGCTCGTTGGGTTCCGGGATACGGACTGTGCAGGAAGTCTACCGGACAGTCTGTATAGTGTTTGTTCTGTCATTCCTGATGAGACTCCTTTTATAACAACAGTGCTGCCACTATCCATG CTTGATTCATATAATTTCACTGGCGTAGTTGTATATCCAGTCGTCTTAGACGTTGCCCTGACCACACTAAGTGATGCACTATCCGCA GCAGACACTGCACTGAACGACTTCAAGACATCGGTGGCCACATCCAGTGATGACGCATTTCAGG ATGTTGGCGCTATATTGGATACTGTTGAGGCTGAAGTAACAACGATTACAGATGAAGTTGTGTCGGGACTGGAAACT AGTATTGGAGAGTCACTTGACACGGAACCATTCCGAGCTCAGATCAGTGAATATGTTTCCATCATCGGGGAGTTTGATATGTACAG CTACGTTGTGTTCTTGGTATTTGCGTGTCTGGCATTCGTCATGGCTGTACTTGCCATCTTGGGTGTGGTATTTGGGGCGTGGGGTTACAAGGAGACAAGGCGACCCAGCGAGCGGTCCTCTGCCTCAGAGTGTGGGGGTCAATTCATGGTTGG ATCCTCGTGGTGGATTTTCGTCTTCGCCATCTTGTTTTGCTTACCGTCAGCTATTTGGTTCATCTTGGGCGCAAACGTAACATTGATGTGTACAGCTATGGTGGATTATTCCATTCTGGACAAG GTTGTCGACAACCCAGTCCTCTGGGGTGGTTCTACGCTCCTAGACTCCGTAGTGCAGTTCGGCGACGCCCCGCTCAACTTAACTGCTCGACAATTCATCAA ggACTGTAAGCAGAATCAGACCGTGTATTCAGCACTTCATCTCTCATCGGCCGGACTCCTCGATGGGGTTGACGACATCGACATAAATGAG ATCATGCCTTTTGTCGACACCTTCACGAGCAACATGACCGATGTCATTTCAGGAATGACTCTACTCGGACCTGTCGACCTAGACCTGCTGATTGACGCTATCAAACCGCCTGCCTTTCCGATCCACTCGCTAGTCTATTCTACCGAGATC TTGAAGGAAACTACGGAGGCCTTGCCAATACAAGAAACCATCAACGAATTGAATATTTTCATCAACAAGACCTGGGAAGGTTATCAAGACCATGGGGCTTCGGAACCAGACTTCCAG GCACAAGTTGACTTTGCGAATGACGTCATCAACGAGTTAAACACGCTGGAATCCACACGAACTGCTTTGCTAGCTGTACTG ACCAGCTATGGAACAGTGGCAGATTTCTTTGTCGCCTCTTACTACGAAATCGGG aaTTTGACTACTGGTGCTTTGATCATCATCTCAAGTGGATCACATGACCTTCAGGCCATCTCAGCAGATGCTAGCAACATCATCACCTTG TCTCTTGGCTCGTACGTAGGCGGCATCGTCTCGCAGGCAGAGGGCTTGATCACAGAGCCCATTAGCAAG ATCGAGAATGACATCGGAAAATGTGGTGTGGTTGCCCGAGCCTACGACAATGCAGTATCAGAAGTCTGCGTACATTTCTTGATGGGATTT aacgcCCTCTGGTTTTCAACTGGCATCATCTCTTTACTGTGCCTGCCAATCTTAATCCTGAACGTGCTTCTTTCAAAGTATGTTCTACGAGCCGAGCCAGCCGCGGGAAGCAGATATGAAGCAAGCTCGCCACCACCGGAAAGGGGGGtttag
- the LOC117295012 gene encoding extracellular calcium-sensing receptor-like, whose amino-acid sequence MFPLIHIGLVEQWRCQVQAWLEGPLSTCMYAIFLIKTHRVLSIFEARLPKVVHRQWILGSNLQLVGVLLLTLVQLIIVAIFVNIFSPSVEYMTDPELKKTYAQCKSDATADIIMSAYPTLLTILCFCFAFRARRLPENYGESRHILANMAVNLTVYFTSFGLKQVYQGKAKTIVGNVFLSVSPLAGLVLLFVPKVWIILIRPERNTVQELRRMTLAHMQRQSEFSPDTDGNVRGEERKKPGEDTRPKSLLRRGKSGSITNKHPNENGLPGNGSKKSIHSVDNGNMNSKKGNCEVNPSDDDGDKSHNKTLSKVPAVENSTDRRNVDLPQRKGTKHGLQKRSSSLFVIQILDDIEEKQNEESLKVRTVAGDHPLNFSLHESENEKELEGDMFVVSMLGRTLTLKVDDRDAVGIPQTLGGVYVGCKTNGTSCVRETVDSDPIINDENDGKQNQTLVIAKEQSEGQEGYGGKTCSDAQRVNNISAPDGKQELGPAVGFVDVFQDVNDANLNKHLSTTDTFETSDYVESPSSDCTFNAETDTNGKHIVPTINPSSQSNQEPKVPVIKGEKNAVSDDVWFEDYTSKIPQRNLTFQVGEEDSSSESQLHILEMNDILIQMELINPSGIHEARDLAENTKPQLGNFLTDEDTEL is encoded by the coding sequence ATGTTTCCATTGATTCACATTGGTCTTGTTGAGCAATGGCGATGCCAGGTCCAGGCCTGGCTTGAAGGACCATTGTCTACCTGTATGTATGCCATCTTCCTGATCAAAACCCACCGAGTACTGAGCATCTTCGAAGCCCGTCTCCCTAAGGTGGTGCACCGGCAGTGGATCCTTGGGAGTAATCTCCAACTAGTCGGAGTTTTGTTACTGACACTTGTCCAGCTTATAATAGTCGCCATATTTGTAAATATCTTCAGTCCGTCGGTGGAATACATGACCGACCCAGAGTTGAAGAAAACGTACGCACAATGCAAGTCTGACGCCACTGCTGATATTATTATGTCAGCCTATCCAACACTGCTTACCATACTGTGTTTCTGTTTCGCGTTCCGTGCACGTCGCCTACCTGAGAACTACGGCGAATCACGGCACATCCTAGCTAACATGGCCGTCAATTTGACCGTGTACTTCACGTCCTTCGGTTTGAAGCAGGTCTACCAGGGCAAGGCCAAGACCATCGTGGGGAATGTGTTCCTCAGCGTGTCTCCCCTTGCTGGACTAGTGCTGTTATTTGTCCCTAAGGTGTGGATCATCCTGATCCGTCCGGAGCGTAACACGGTGCAGGAGCTTAGGCGAATGACTCTTGCTCACATGCAGAGGCAGTCCGAGTTCTCACCGGACACCGATGGCAATGTCCGAGGAGAGGAGAGGAAGAAGCCAGGGGAAGACACCCGTCCCAAGTCTCTACTACGGCGAGGAAAAAGTGGCTCCATCaccaacaaacaccccaacgaGAACGGACTGCCCGGAAACGGCAGCAAGAAATCAATACACAGTGTTGACAATGGAAATATGAactcaaaaaaaggaaattgtgAGGTGAACCCTTCTGATGACGATGGAGATAAATCACACAACAAGACTCTCAGTAAAGTCCCCGCAGTGGAAAATTCCACTGACCGTCGAAACGTAGACTTACCCCAAAGAAAGGGAACTAAACACGGCCTGCAAAAACGCTCAAGCAGTCTCTTTGTCATCCAGATATTGGATGACATCGAGGAAAAACAAAACGAGGAATCCTTGAAAGTTCGGACAGTCGCTGGCGACCATCCACTGAATTTCAGCCTCCATGAAAGCGAGAATGAAAAGGAGTTAGAGGGTGATATGTTTGTGGTATCAATGTTAGGCAGGACTCTGACTTTGAAAGTTGACGACCGGGATGCCGTGGGAATTCCTCAGACACTCGGAGGGGTGTATGTTGGATGCAAAACCAATGGGACATCTTGTGTACGAGAAACGGTAGACAGTGACCCCATTATAAACGATGAAAATGATGGCAAACAGAACCAAACtttagtaattgccaaagaGCAAAGCGAAGGCCAGGAGGGCTATGGCGGCAAGACTTGTTCTGACGCCCAACGTGTTAACAACATCAGTGCTCCTGATGGAAAACAAGAGTTGGGTCCTGCCGTCGGATTTGTAGACGTATTTCAAGACGTCAATGACGCGAATCTCAACAAACACCTCTCCACTACAGACACTTTTGAAACATCTGATTACGTCGAAAGCCCTAGTTCGGACTGCACCTTTAATGCTGAAACCGATACCAATGGAAAACATATCGTGCCTACGATCAATCCTAGTtcccaatcaaaccaggaaccaAAAGTTCCCGTGATAAAAGGGGAGAAAAACGCGGTTTCTGACGATGTCTGGTTTGAAGATTACACTTCAAAAATACCACAAAGAAATTTAACTTTCCAAGTTGGAGAAGAAGACAGTAGTTCTGAATCTCAACTCCACATTCTTGAGATGAATGACATATTGATCCAAATGGAGTTAATAAATCCAAGTGGCATACACGAAGCTCGTGATCTGGCTGAAAACACAAAACCGCAATTGGGTAATTTTCTAACTGATGAAGACACAGAGCTTTAG